The following coding sequences lie in one Alicyclobacillus curvatus genomic window:
- a CDS encoding DUF779 domain-containing protein: MTANYYLSTAARALLLRIAEDEEGPFSMVIANGCCDGTAPYLYRDMVPEPHWQLVLQDDLVSVYTGTLGPDAPGMDVLIDALPAMSDSFSLESDYGYRFVVRLLATS, encoded by the coding sequence ATGACAGCCAACTACTATCTGTCGACGGCCGCGAGAGCGCTCCTGCTGCGTATCGCAGAGGATGAGGAGGGGCCGTTTTCGATGGTGATAGCGAACGGCTGCTGTGATGGCACGGCCCCGTATTTATACCGGGACATGGTGCCAGAGCCGCATTGGCAGCTGGTCCTGCAGGACGACCTGGTGAGTGTTTACACTGGTACGCTCGGACCCGATGCACCGGGTATGGATGTACTGATTGATGCTCTGCCTGCCATGAGTGACAGTTTTTCACTTGAGTCCGATTATGGGTATCGGTTTGTGGTGAGATTGCTCGCGACAAGTTGA
- a CDS encoding aldehyde dehydrogenase produces MAVVSQLMEFPLFIDGTYAPSESGEWFEVMNPASGIPAARVAKGTARDVDRAVKNAREAFDSGVWSRRTPAERAQVLIAFAQKIAENAPQLVFLEAISSGGTIRRVGASDILQIVDLLQQTAQFALEYPYVESLPIMNFPGPSNNQVWREPIGVCAAITAWNFPLILAMWKLAPALAMGNSIVIKPASNTPLSTIKLAELAVQAGVPKGVFNVIAGPGARTGEALVQHPMVDKVAFTGSTEVGRRIMQLAAGTVKRVTLELGGKSPAIVLPDANLDVAIPGILFGTFLHAGQICESGTRVLVHDSIYDEVVERLAAAASTIKVGDPLNEQTGMGPIVSEAQLQTILDYIEAGKREGARLVCGGRRITESGMDKGYFLEPTIFADVRNDMKIAKEEIFGPVLSVIRYTDVDEAVRLANDTIYGLAAGVWTKDVNAAYRIARELRAGTIWINDWHMFRSDAPFGGYKQSGFGREIGKYALDEYSQIKHVHASLVNEVSGRPWYSILFT; encoded by the coding sequence ATGGCAGTGGTATCGCAGTTAATGGAATTTCCTTTGTTTATCGACGGCACGTATGCACCAAGCGAGTCCGGCGAGTGGTTTGAGGTTATGAACCCGGCTTCGGGAATCCCGGCGGCGCGCGTCGCCAAAGGCACGGCGCGTGACGTGGACAGGGCGGTTAAAAACGCGAGGGAGGCGTTTGACAGCGGCGTATGGTCACGGCGTACGCCTGCGGAGCGCGCTCAGGTGTTAATCGCTTTTGCGCAGAAGATCGCGGAAAATGCCCCGCAGTTGGTGTTTCTCGAGGCCATCTCCTCAGGTGGAACCATTCGTCGCGTCGGGGCGTCAGATATTCTCCAGATTGTAGACCTCTTGCAGCAAACTGCACAGTTTGCGCTCGAGTACCCGTATGTCGAATCTCTGCCCATCATGAACTTTCCAGGACCGAGCAATAACCAGGTTTGGCGCGAACCCATTGGGGTGTGCGCGGCCATCACGGCATGGAACTTCCCGCTCATTTTAGCGATGTGGAAACTGGCACCTGCGCTTGCCATGGGCAACTCCATCGTCATCAAACCTGCGTCGAACACACCGCTTTCGACCATCAAGCTGGCAGAACTCGCCGTGCAGGCGGGGGTGCCAAAAGGGGTGTTCAACGTCATTGCCGGTCCGGGTGCCCGCACTGGCGAAGCCCTGGTTCAGCACCCGATGGTCGATAAGGTGGCGTTCACCGGATCGACAGAGGTCGGGCGCCGCATCATGCAACTCGCTGCTGGCACGGTCAAACGCGTGACCCTCGAACTTGGCGGCAAGTCACCGGCGATTGTACTTCCAGATGCAAATCTTGATGTCGCCATCCCAGGTATCCTCTTTGGCACGTTCCTGCATGCAGGCCAGATTTGCGAGTCTGGTACGCGCGTCCTCGTCCACGACAGCATCTACGATGAAGTCGTGGAGCGCCTTGCCGCCGCGGCTTCAACCATCAAAGTGGGCGATCCGCTTAACGAACAAACCGGCATGGGCCCGATTGTCTCTGAAGCCCAACTGCAGACCATCCTCGACTACATAGAGGCTGGTAAACGCGAAGGAGCACGACTGGTGTGCGGCGGGCGGAGAATCACGGAAAGCGGCATGGATAAGGGCTATTTCCTGGAACCCACTATCTTTGCGGATGTCAGAAACGACATGAAGATTGCCAAGGAGGAGATATTCGGCCCGGTATTGTCGGTCATCCGCTACACGGATGTCGACGAAGCCGTTCGTCTGGCGAACGACACCATCTACGGTCTCGCAGCGGGCGTATGGACCAAGGACGTCAATGCGGCGTATCGTATTGCCCGTGAGTTGCGTGCCGGAACCATCTGGATTAATGACTGGCATATGTTCAGGAGTGATGCTCCGTTTGGGGGATATAAGCAAAGTGGGTTCGGACGGGAGATTGGCAAGTATGCGCTCGACGAGTACAGCCAAATCAAACACGTGCACGCCTCTCTCGTAAACGAAGTCAGTGGACGGCCGTGGTACAGCATTCTGTTTACCTGA
- a CDS encoding NAD(P)H-binding protein, producing the protein MRIAIYGATGMIGQRVTREVLARGHSVIAIVRNVSRFDLRHPNLDVKEGDVLDATDIAAKVVGCDAVVNATRQFYADAPAAVGQTFVDAAHALIDGMKQAGVTRLVVVGGAGSLEIEPGKLLMDSEEFPQAHLSVARSLRDALAVYQTADMDWSFFSPAPRIAPGERTGRYRTGTDRIVEDENGQSRISAEDYAMALVDELEQPRFLRQRFTAAY; encoded by the coding sequence ATGAGGATTGCTATTTACGGAGCCACTGGCATGATAGGTCAACGGGTTACACGTGAGGTGCTTGCTCGCGGTCACTCGGTGATAGCCATCGTGCGAAATGTGTCGCGTTTTGACCTACGTCATCCGAACCTCGATGTCAAAGAGGGAGACGTGCTCGACGCTACCGACATTGCCGCCAAGGTCGTCGGCTGTGACGCGGTCGTTAATGCCACGCGACAGTTCTATGCAGACGCACCCGCGGCTGTCGGTCAGACTTTTGTGGATGCAGCTCACGCTCTGATTGATGGCATGAAACAAGCGGGAGTCACCCGTTTGGTCGTGGTGGGGGGAGCGGGAAGCTTGGAAATCGAGCCGGGGAAACTGCTAATGGATTCAGAGGAGTTTCCACAGGCGCACCTATCCGTCGCCCGTTCCCTGCGAGACGCGTTGGCGGTCTATCAAACTGCCGACATGGACTGGAGTTTCTTCAGCCCGGCACCGCGCATCGCCCCTGGTGAGCGTACAGGCCGGTATCGCACGGGCACAGACAGAATCGTGGAAGATGAGAATGGGCAAAGCCGCATTTCCGCTGAAGACTATGCAATGGCCCTCGTCGATGAACTTGAACAACCGCGCTTTCTTCGACAACGCTTCACGGCGGCTTACTAA
- a CDS encoding cysteine hydrolase, whose product MKIGLLIIDMQNVFLRGFKNKGALEDMTGYINYVADLLRSNGHCIVLVQDVEGADDPDSELFDVIPEIQVGEQDIRIRKEASNAFWDTKLQEILIENEVDLVIVSGFAAEHCVLFTYNGAIERGFQAVMLQHGILSLHDEAVQSTYQYRNVISHPVVEWLMSSSRS is encoded by the coding sequence ATGAAGATTGGATTGCTCATCATTGATATGCAAAATGTTTTTCTTCGCGGCTTCAAGAACAAAGGTGCTCTTGAGGACATGACGGGGTACATAAATTATGTTGCCGACCTGCTTCGCAGCAATGGACATTGCATCGTCCTTGTTCAGGATGTCGAGGGTGCAGATGACCCTGATTCAGAGTTGTTTGATGTGATTCCAGAGATTCAAGTCGGAGAACAGGATATTCGTATTAGAAAAGAGGCGTCCAACGCTTTTTGGGATACAAAACTACAGGAAATCTTGATTGAAAACGAAGTTGATTTGGTCATCGTCTCCGGGTTCGCTGCCGAACACTGTGTTCTCTTTACGTACAATGGTGCAATTGAACGAGGCTTCCAAGCGGTCATGCTGCAACATGGAATTCTTAGCCTGCACGACGAGGCGGTACAGAGTACCTATCAGTACAGAAACGTGATTTCACATCCCGTGGTTGAGTGGCTGATGTCGTCGAGTCGTAGCTGA
- a CDS encoding nucleotidyltransferase family protein, with protein sequence MSERPIQTHQDICRIIEQDQWMMGVLREVRLLGLPDSWVCAGFVRTKVWDVQHGYRQRSALPDVDVVYYHHDDLREETEKALESRLQEMSPGVPWSVKNQARMHVVNSAPPYSSSFDAISNFPESATAVAVRLTETDSVELMAPWGVQDLVDLIVRPTPGYEGADPLKSHIYTRRVATKDWQTKWPKLTIISNTP encoded by the coding sequence ATGTCCGAACGGCCCATTCAAACGCACCAGGATATCTGTCGCATCATCGAACAAGACCAGTGGATGATGGGAGTTTTGCGCGAGGTTCGGCTCCTTGGGTTACCTGACAGTTGGGTCTGTGCGGGGTTTGTCCGCACGAAGGTGTGGGATGTTCAGCACGGTTACAGACAAAGGTCCGCACTTCCCGATGTGGATGTCGTCTATTACCATCATGACGATCTTCGTGAAGAAACGGAAAAAGCGTTGGAGAGTCGGCTTCAGGAGATGTCTCCCGGCGTACCTTGGTCCGTAAAAAACCAGGCTCGGATGCATGTGGTGAACAGTGCACCTCCTTACTCCTCATCATTTGACGCCATCTCGAACTTCCCCGAGAGCGCTACGGCCGTGGCGGTTCGGTTAACGGAAACAGACAGCGTCGAATTGATGGCCCCATGGGGTGTGCAGGATTTAGTAGACCTCATTGTACGTCCGACACCAGGTTATGAAGGTGCCGATCCGCTCAAATCACACATCTATACACGCCGCGTCGCTACAAAGGATTGGCAGACAAAATGGCCGAAGCTCACCATCATCAGCAACACCCCCTAA
- a CDS encoding VOC family protein, whose protein sequence is MVELDHVVHYVQDLDTARSQYKELGFVTQEGGKHSYGTQNIVTRVHRGYIEPITIVDWDLLRERRPMSVFNLLHEVIAGGGGAISFGLAVRNIEHVARHLENEGMKFTLRQSSIQRHDGTQKSWKYILLDEGPSKWNPFIIDYGVPWEERASRYGTQDDWTISRIVIETEVPEEYGHWIARIVGSSATQIDGGVRVTIKNGDVDVVKGSAERITRVLFKESDAPVGHIQGLSYGVDL, encoded by the coding sequence ATGGTGGAGTTAGACCACGTAGTTCATTATGTGCAGGATTTAGATACAGCTAGGAGCCAATACAAAGAACTTGGTTTTGTTACGCAAGAAGGTGGGAAGCACTCATATGGCACACAGAATATCGTCACTAGAGTGCATCGTGGCTATATTGAACCTATCACCATCGTTGATTGGGATTTGTTGCGAGAAAGACGACCAATGTCAGTGTTCAACTTGCTTCATGAGGTCATCGCTGGTGGCGGCGGCGCGATAAGTTTTGGTCTTGCCGTTCGCAACATTGAACATGTCGCTCGGCACCTGGAGAATGAAGGAATGAAATTTACACTCAGACAAAGCTCAATTCAGAGACACGACGGAACCCAGAAATCATGGAAATACATACTTCTCGATGAAGGCCCTTCGAAGTGGAATCCGTTTATTATTGATTACGGTGTTCCTTGGGAAGAACGTGCTTCCCGCTATGGAACGCAGGATGATTGGACGATTAGTAGAATCGTCATCGAAACAGAGGTACCAGAAGAATACGGGCATTGGATTGCCAGGATTGTCGGATCATCCGCTACTCAAATTGACGGCGGTGTGCGTGTTACCATTAAGAATGGTGACGTGGATGTAGTGAAGGGGTCAGCGGAACGAATTACACGTGTGCTATTTAAGGAGTCTGACGCCCCAGTAGGTCATATCCAGGGACTCAGTTACGGTGTGGATTTGTAA
- a CDS encoding iron-containing alcohol dehydrogenase: protein METSLFQISLRTTVTSGSGSRSLLPATVHGLGGRRAVLFTDKGLTKAGITEKITELFHTMPTGVQLVGVFDDIEQDAKASIINKAVRYYKECGGDSLIALGGGSVLDTVKGIKWMLSKGLTDIRQGLLGNVIEMWPRAQYIPIPHVAIPTTAGTGAEVSPIAVIFHDEAKVKMNIINPFVNADIALLDADLTVGLPAAITAFTGFDALTHAVEGYFSPQNNPVADAFSLQSTRMITENLPRAVENGRDLAARANMLVASSMAISTFSLTLNAIPVHNMAHAFGAKFGIPHGLANAVLLPYVMRALPDFYKPRIHGFAEALGLKEASTDSAECLEQVVQQLEALREEVGLQSTFSDFEMAPELLRKMVEFVHADPSGVVFRLPDAVIQHVTRQVAAAPAGAVR, encoded by the coding sequence ATGGAGACATCTCTCTTTCAGATTTCACTGAGGACGACGGTGACAAGCGGATCGGGATCACGCTCTTTACTGCCCGCCACCGTCCACGGACTCGGCGGCAGACGGGCGGTGCTCTTTACAGACAAGGGACTGACCAAAGCTGGAATTACGGAAAAAATCACGGAGCTGTTTCATACCATGCCGACTGGAGTGCAACTGGTTGGCGTGTTTGACGATATTGAACAGGACGCGAAGGCCAGCATCATCAACAAAGCGGTGCGGTATTACAAAGAGTGCGGCGGGGACAGTCTGATTGCTCTTGGCGGCGGTAGTGTGCTCGACACCGTGAAAGGCATCAAGTGGATGCTGAGCAAAGGTCTCACAGATATTCGCCAGGGGTTACTCGGGAACGTGATTGAAATGTGGCCCCGCGCGCAGTACATTCCGATTCCGCACGTCGCCATCCCGACGACAGCTGGGACAGGAGCGGAAGTCTCACCGATTGCTGTCATTTTCCATGACGAAGCTAAGGTTAAAATGAACATCATTAACCCGTTTGTCAATGCAGACATTGCGTTGCTGGATGCTGACTTAACCGTAGGCTTACCGGCCGCCATCACGGCATTCACAGGGTTCGACGCCTTGACCCATGCTGTGGAAGGTTACTTCTCGCCGCAGAACAACCCCGTAGCAGACGCGTTCTCGCTGCAGTCGACGCGTATGATTACAGAAAATCTGCCGCGGGCTGTGGAAAACGGTAGAGACCTCGCTGCCCGGGCAAACATGCTCGTGGCCAGTTCCATGGCCATCTCGACATTCAGCCTCACACTCAATGCGATTCCTGTCCATAATATGGCGCACGCTTTTGGCGCGAAGTTTGGTATTCCGCACGGGCTTGCGAACGCCGTCTTGCTGCCCTACGTGATGCGCGCGCTGCCTGACTTTTACAAGCCCCGCATTCACGGTTTTGCTGAAGCCCTCGGACTGAAGGAAGCGTCAACCGATTCGGCGGAATGCCTGGAACAAGTGGTGCAGCAGTTGGAGGCCCTACGCGAAGAAGTCGGTCTGCAGAGCACCTTCAGTGATTTCGAGATGGCACCGGAACTCCTCCGTAAAATGGTGGAATTCGTGCACGCCGATCCGTCAGGGGTCGTCTTCCGCCTCCCGGACGCCGTGATTCAACACGTGACGCGGCAGGTTGCTGCCGCCCCTGCTGGCGCCGTGCGCTAA
- a CDS encoding dihydrodipicolinate synthase family protein, which yields MDEYTGLRKALEHVSAIPITPFHPETGEILWEALHQNVGYLLRSGVKVVVSCGNTGEYFSLTMEEAVAVTRRVIQEVQSSAITVAGVGYSVDTAIELGKRAAEDGADAVLIHQPIHPYITSQGAYEYYETIIEALPVPSIIYFKDPNLSDEILLELSNLPKFVAVKYAINDLPRFAKTAHHLMEKDVTLICGTAERWAPFFFMAGATGFTSGLVNVSPQRSLAMLRALQSHDEREVWRIWHEVLPFEELRAKEQSGYNVAVIKEALNQLNFPAGRTRQPVGTLPAEDKQAVAQVLRAWNMAPFAGSTQGPRMGDSNA from the coding sequence ATGGACGAATATACCGGACTGCGAAAGGCTCTTGAACACGTGAGTGCGATTCCCATTACGCCTTTTCATCCGGAAACGGGTGAGATTTTATGGGAGGCGCTCCATCAGAATGTGGGGTATTTGCTGAGATCCGGTGTCAAAGTGGTCGTCTCCTGCGGGAACACCGGAGAGTATTTTTCGCTAACTATGGAAGAAGCTGTGGCGGTGACGAGGCGCGTCATCCAAGAAGTTCAGTCATCAGCCATCACAGTGGCTGGTGTTGGATATTCTGTGGATACGGCCATCGAACTAGGCAAGAGGGCTGCCGAGGACGGGGCAGATGCAGTGCTGATTCATCAGCCGATTCACCCATACATCACGAGCCAGGGTGCGTACGAGTACTACGAAACGATTATTGAAGCACTGCCTGTGCCATCCATCATCTACTTCAAGGATCCGAATCTTAGCGACGAAATTCTTCTTGAACTCAGTAACTTGCCAAAGTTTGTGGCGGTGAAATACGCCATTAACGATTTGCCCCGGTTTGCGAAGACTGCCCACCATTTAATGGAGAAAGATGTGACCTTAATTTGTGGGACGGCCGAACGCTGGGCCCCGTTTTTCTTTATGGCTGGCGCAACGGGCTTTACTTCTGGACTCGTCAATGTCTCCCCACAGAGGTCTCTCGCCATGCTTCGAGCCCTGCAAAGTCACGATGAGCGCGAGGTCTGGCGTATCTGGCACGAGGTGCTTCCTTTCGAAGAACTAAGGGCCAAAGAGCAGAGCGGTTACAACGTCGCGGTGATCAAAGAGGCACTCAATCAGTTAAACTTTCCCGCTGGGCGGACCCGTCAACCGGTCGGGACACTGCCAGCCGAAGATAAACAGGCGGTTGCGCAGGTGCTCCGAGCATGGAACATGGCCCCGTTTGCAGGTTCGACACAGGGGCCGAGGATGGGGGATAGCAACGCATGA
- a CDS encoding GNAT family N-acetyltransferase, whose product MTCRQLKSDEEIPMDLLLLADPSKSIITSYIHRARCFIAELNQRIVGEYVLLATRPQTAEIVNLAVSEDMQGRGIGRQLVLHAVELARQDGFKKLEIGTGNSSLGQLALYQKCGFRMASIDRNFFTRHYPQPIYENGLQCRDMVRLAMNL is encoded by the coding sequence CTGACCTGTAGACAGTTGAAATCTGATGAGGAGATTCCGATGGATTTACTGTTGTTGGCCGATCCGTCGAAGTCCATCATTACCAGCTACATTCACCGGGCACGATGTTTCATTGCGGAGTTGAATCAGCGCATCGTGGGTGAGTACGTGCTGCTGGCTACGCGGCCGCAAACTGCCGAGATAGTGAATCTTGCTGTCTCAGAAGACATGCAGGGTCGCGGGATTGGAAGGCAGTTGGTACTTCACGCCGTTGAACTGGCTCGTCAGGACGGCTTTAAGAAACTTGAAATCGGGACCGGGAACTCTAGTCTTGGCCAATTGGCACTCTATCAGAAATGCGGATTTCGTATGGCCTCGATAGACAGAAATTTTTTCACCCGCCATTACCCTCAACCTATATACGAGAACGGCCTGCAGTGCCGCGACATGGTACGTCTGGCCATGAACTTGTAG
- a CDS encoding DMT family transporter, with translation MNSILSIFNIKQASRLSRQYSHLWRWLSGMTVIVLATAIWGYSNVVMRQGEDTIPPTILMWTRFGLAAILMLPGLIRIRLSWQKWMVGLVTGFLLGISALAQSWGMLSIPVDEVAFITALYVVFTPLTMAIIHRTPPSLRMWTAILASFIGVSLLIGKLTLDLHVGVFWALLAAFGFSGQIICTTYLANSVSSIQLASLQSLGAGLTLTVAVFIQGLFHPSLYRGLFDWSPTQWYFIGFLAIMGTVVAVFMQAFGQARISATDAALAFNMEPVWTVVFAWAILRQGLTTVHALGAVLIIASLMIVSIPKQRLRLR, from the coding sequence GTGAACTCAATACTCTCAATCTTCAATATAAAACAGGCGTCAAGACTTTCCCGTCAGTATTCCCATTTGTGGCGGTGGTTGTCTGGGATGACGGTCATTGTCCTTGCGACGGCCATATGGGGATACAGCAATGTGGTGATGCGCCAGGGTGAAGACACAATCCCCCCGACCATTTTAATGTGGACGAGATTTGGCCTTGCTGCCATACTCATGCTTCCAGGACTCATTCGGATCCGCCTATCTTGGCAAAAGTGGATGGTTGGGCTTGTAACGGGGTTTCTTCTCGGTATTTCAGCCCTTGCCCAGTCGTGGGGGATGCTATCCATCCCCGTGGACGAAGTGGCATTTATCACTGCCCTGTACGTTGTTTTTACACCGCTTACCATGGCCATTATTCATCGAACGCCACCGTCTCTGCGCATGTGGACGGCTATTCTTGCTAGCTTTATCGGTGTCTCGCTGCTTATCGGCAAACTCACGTTAGACCTGCACGTCGGAGTGTTCTGGGCCCTCTTAGCAGCCTTTGGGTTCTCCGGACAAATCATCTGTACGACGTATTTGGCGAACTCGGTCTCTTCTATCCAACTGGCGAGTCTCCAATCTCTCGGGGCTGGACTGACTTTGACAGTAGCCGTGTTCATCCAAGGCCTGTTTCACCCTTCCCTGTATCGCGGATTGTTTGATTGGTCTCCAACGCAGTGGTACTTTATCGGATTCCTTGCCATCATGGGCACCGTTGTGGCCGTCTTTATGCAAGCCTTTGGGCAGGCCCGCATTTCTGCTACGGATGCTGCGCTCGCTTTTAATATGGAGCCTGTGTGGACCGTTGTATTTGCCTGGGCCATCTTGAGACAAGGGTTGACCACAGTTCATGCGCTCGGTGCAGTTTTAATCATTGCCAGCCTGATGATTGTCTCCATCCCAAAGCAGCGTCTGCGTCTTCGCTAG
- a CDS encoding mandelate racemase/muconate lactonizing enzyme family protein → MKITDVLLTVVALPRHTGFVSKHVVVQLLSDEGLTGIGEMSDFSHLPQYAVDVRDLQHVLQNMFIGANPFEITRLNKELSETFPEAMYYYEKGSFIRNGMDAALYDLCAKRLECSVSDMLGGRYRDKLKVCYPIFRHRFLEEVEQNLDVVRQRFKQGFDVFRLYVGKNLDADEAFLAGVRQEFGSKVKIKSLDFSHLLDWKSALQWVKRLSPYDYEMVESPAKQNDFEGLAQFRVRVDEPVSEHVWSFRQQYEMIRHDAVDIFNISPIFIGGLTCARKAAAAAEIAGKGCLLGTTQELSVGTAALGQLGAALVNLNYTSDPTGPQLYVDDIVNNPVRYENGFLIVPDRAAYGLGVELDEERMEKYRVDHLGWANVSVHQLQDRTAQAHP, encoded by the coding sequence ATGAAAATAACCGATGTATTGCTCACCGTTGTGGCACTGCCGAGACATACGGGCTTTGTCAGCAAGCACGTTGTGGTCCAACTGTTGTCGGACGAAGGCCTTACGGGCATTGGTGAAATGTCAGATTTCTCGCACCTGCCGCAATATGCCGTCGACGTCCGTGACCTTCAGCACGTCTTGCAAAACATGTTTATTGGGGCCAATCCGTTTGAAATCACACGACTCAACAAGGAACTAAGTGAGACCTTCCCAGAGGCGATGTACTACTACGAGAAGGGCAGCTTCATAAGGAACGGTATGGACGCCGCTTTGTACGACTTGTGCGCCAAACGCCTGGAGTGCTCGGTATCCGATATGCTCGGCGGGCGATACCGCGATAAACTCAAGGTTTGTTACCCCATTTTCAGACACAGGTTTTTAGAAGAAGTGGAGCAAAACCTCGATGTCGTACGGCAGCGATTCAAACAAGGCTTCGACGTGTTTCGGCTGTACGTCGGGAAAAATCTCGACGCAGATGAAGCCTTCTTGGCAGGCGTCCGTCAGGAGTTTGGTTCCAAAGTAAAGATTAAGTCACTAGACTTTAGTCACTTGCTCGACTGGAAATCAGCGCTGCAGTGGGTAAAGCGACTGTCCCCGTACGACTATGAAATGGTGGAGAGTCCGGCCAAGCAAAACGACTTTGAGGGTCTCGCTCAGTTTCGCGTGCGTGTGGATGAACCAGTGAGTGAGCACGTGTGGAGTTTTCGCCAACAATACGAGATGATACGGCACGATGCTGTCGACATCTTTAACATCTCACCCATCTTTATCGGAGGCCTTACATGTGCCAGAAAGGCAGCAGCCGCGGCCGAAATTGCGGGCAAGGGGTGCTTGCTCGGTACGACACAGGAGCTGTCAGTTGGGACTGCAGCCTTGGGTCAACTCGGTGCAGCTTTGGTCAATCTGAATTACACATCCGACCCTACCGGACCACAATTGTATGTCGACGACATCGTGAACAATCCGGTCAGGTACGAGAATGGGTTTCTCATCGTGCCAGACAGAGCCGCTTATGGCCTCGGGGTTGAGTTGGACGAGGAGCGGATGGAAAAGTACCGTGTGGACCATCTGGGATGGGCCAATGTATCGGTTCATCAGTTGCAGGATAGGACCGCACAAGCGCACCCATGA
- a CDS encoding R2-like ligand-binding oxidase — translation MRNQIVTTSPSGLRKDTLPYRLYEKAKRLGIWNPRDLDFSQDARDWLTMTDDQQRGILRLISQFQAGEEAVTVDLLPLIMVIASEGRLEEEMFLTTFLFEEAKHTEFFRLILDALNVHEDLSVHHTPTYRKIFYEILPETMQRLKHDNSTKALADASVVYNMFVEGMLAETGYYSFYQSLEKVGKMPGLLEGIGYLKRDESRHIGYGTFLLQRLICEDPSLYEYVEQRLGELLPLAIALNQEGLDERNPDDPMSVDADSIMQFSMKQFSLRLEKLQRAKDRTMEELYRTPEEALGVL, via the coding sequence ATGCGCAACCAAATCGTGACGACAAGTCCATCTGGCCTGCGAAAGGATACACTGCCCTACCGCCTGTACGAAAAGGCGAAACGCCTCGGAATCTGGAATCCGAGAGACCTCGACTTTTCACAGGATGCGCGAGACTGGCTGACGATGACAGACGATCAGCAGCGCGGTATTCTTCGCCTCATCTCGCAGTTTCAAGCTGGCGAAGAAGCCGTGACCGTTGATTTACTGCCGCTCATCATGGTCATAGCCAGCGAGGGCCGTCTTGAAGAAGAGATGTTCCTCACCACATTCCTCTTCGAAGAAGCAAAGCACACAGAGTTTTTTCGCTTAATACTCGATGCCCTGAATGTTCACGAAGACCTTTCGGTCCACCACACGCCAACGTATCGCAAGATCTTCTACGAAATCCTACCCGAGACAATGCAGCGTCTAAAACATGACAATTCTACGAAAGCCCTAGCAGACGCATCCGTTGTCTACAACATGTTCGTCGAGGGGATGTTGGCTGAAACCGGCTACTACTCTTTCTACCAGTCCTTGGAGAAGGTAGGCAAGATGCCAGGTTTACTTGAGGGTATCGGCTATTTGAAGCGGGATGAGTCCCGTCATATCGGTTACGGCACGTTTTTATTGCAGCGCCTCATCTGTGAAGACCCATCTCTTTACGAGTACGTCGAACAGCGGCTCGGTGAACTTCTCCCCCTCGCGATTGCCCTCAACCAAGAAGGTCTCGATGAGCGAAATCCGGATGATCCGATGTCCGTTGACGCCGACTCCATCATGCAATTTTCGATGAAGCAGTTTAGTCTGCGCCTTGAGAAATTGCAGCGTGCTAAAGACCGCACGATGGAAGAGTTGTACCGTACCCCTGAAGAAGCGCTTGGGGTTCTCTAG